One Methanolobus sp. WCC4 DNA segment encodes these proteins:
- a CDS encoding DUF2115 domain-containing protein translates to MNRSELLTELKKEARYISNEDLSLARAAIMEAVEHVPEPYKTIYSSDYFTFLYENFLRLKGHGEVQIGEELDVQEYTSLLDSIKDKSYSEDRKREALTRFTTLVLAYLVFIVKEPLHPVGMVFPGGMRITQKELHYYCPVKDKQSETNISFCEFCICKDNSEME, encoded by the coding sequence ATGAACAGGTCTGAACTCCTAACCGAACTAAAAAAAGAAGCCCGATACATCTCAAACGAGGACCTGAGCCTTGCCAGAGCAGCCATCATGGAAGCCGTGGAGCACGTCCCTGAACCATACAAGACCATCTATTCATCGGATTATTTCACTTTCCTTTACGAGAACTTCCTCAGGTTGAAAGGACACGGGGAGGTTCAGATTGGAGAAGAACTTGATGTTCAGGAGTATACTTCTCTTCTGGATAGCATAAAGGACAAAAGCTATTCTGAGGACAGGAAGAGGGAAGCTCTGACCAGATTCACAACGCTTGTTCTTGCTTATCTTGTCTTCATAGTTAAAGAGCCACTGCATCCGGTCGGGATGGTATTTCCGGGTGGTATGAGGATAACTCAGAAAGAACTGCATTATTATTGTCCTGTCAAGGATAAGCAATCAGAGACCAATATATCATTCTGTGAGTTCTGTATCTGTAAGGACAATTCTGAAATGGAATGA
- a CDS encoding 4Fe-4S binding protein, which yields MLKITPHLGILVVIVSIAGLWFPLLGYFLLLVFATLMVTSYFRGRWFCGNLCPRGSFNDFWVGKISRNRKIPNILRSYWVRIPIFMLMMGFMGYRLLSTQGLINQIGMVFVIMCLVTTTIALVTGAGISPRTWCTFCPMGTVQNLIGGSKYQLKTDESKCINCNKCEKVCPMQLDVHTNNDKPDCIKCGRCITACPTKALAFKA from the coding sequence GTGCTGAAAATTACTCCACACCTTGGAATTCTCGTAGTTATAGTCTCGATCGCAGGACTCTGGTTCCCGCTGCTGGGATATTTCCTGCTACTTGTATTCGCAACGCTTATGGTCACAAGTTATTTCAGAGGAAGATGGTTCTGTGGTAACCTCTGCCCCAGAGGAAGTTTCAATGACTTCTGGGTCGGGAAGATAAGCCGCAATAGAAAGATACCCAACATCCTCAGAAGCTACTGGGTCAGGATACCTATTTTCATGCTTATGATGGGATTCATGGGTTACAGACTCCTCAGCACCCAGGGACTCATCAACCAGATCGGTATGGTCTTTGTCATCATGTGCCTTGTTACAACAACCATCGCACTGGTCACAGGAGCAGGCATCAGTCCACGTACATGGTGTACCTTCTGTCCAATGGGAACCGTCCAGAACCTCATCGGTGGAAGCAAGTACCAGCTCAAGACAGATGAATCAAAGTGTATCAACTGTAACAAGTGCGAGAAGGTCTGCCCAATGCAGCTCGATGTCCACACCAACAACGATAAGCCAGACTGTATCAAGTGCGGAAGATGCATCACAGCATGTCCAACAAAGGCACTGGCATTCAAAGCCTGA
- a CDS encoding DUF58 domain-containing protein, with translation MSDKRHNIDVEFFRQLDRFTFMVRKRISTAYAGSRRSIHSGKGLDTIGYRSYNQGDELRSIDWKAYARSEKLYVRQFEEDKSLTTHILLDSSKSMDYTGGKDPSKFEYATMLAAGFAYLVTKDNDKFAISTFSEEIDITKPRRGRKYLLNTIERLETAKVGGKTEIDECTTVYGKAISSRSLVIIISDFLQDPKEIESAIYRFADHDLILVQVLDRTESSLVIHGHSRLIDLESGVKMDTYISEDLKNQYQKKLDEHVNHIGDICSKVGAEFYTFTTDIPIFDAFFHTISRRKW, from the coding sequence ATGAGCGACAAGAGACATAACATCGATGTTGAATTCTTCAGACAGCTTGATCGTTTTACCTTCATGGTGAGGAAAAGGATATCAACTGCATATGCAGGTAGCAGACGCTCCATCCATAGCGGAAAAGGGCTGGATACCATAGGTTACAGAAGCTATAACCAGGGAGATGAGCTCAGGTCCATCGACTGGAAAGCATATGCCAGGTCTGAGAAACTCTATGTTCGCCAGTTCGAGGAAGACAAGTCCCTGACAACACACATACTGCTCGACTCCAGTAAGAGTATGGACTATACTGGTGGAAAGGACCCCAGCAAGTTCGAATATGCAACCATGCTGGCAGCAGGTTTTGCCTATCTTGTCACCAAAGACAATGACAAGTTCGCCATATCCACGTTCTCAGAGGAGATCGATATCACAAAGCCCAGAAGGGGGAGGAAATATCTCCTCAACACCATCGAAAGGCTTGAGACCGCAAAGGTGGGCGGGAAGACCGAGATAGATGAATGTACAACCGTATATGGAAAGGCCATAAGCTCACGTTCACTTGTTATAATCATCTCAGATTTCCTTCAGGACCCTAAGGAGATCGAATCAGCCATCTACCGTTTCGCTGACCATGACCTGATACTGGTACAGGTACTGGACAGAACAGAAAGCTCGCTTGTTATCCACGGCCATAGCAGGCTCATCGACCTTGAATCCGGTGTCAAGATGGACACATACATCAGCGAGGACCTCAAGAACCAGTACCAGAAGAAGCTTGACGAACATGTCAACCATATCGGCGATATATGCAGCAAGGTCGGAGCCGAGTTCTATACGTTCACAACAGATATCCCGATATTCGATGCTTTCTTCCATACCATCAGCAGGAGGAAATGGTAA
- a CDS encoding HTH domain-containing protein, whose protein sequence is MVDFACKEFEIEAVIKCGLNLTKAELQILKYFLQYGQDWLTTETIAEELELNLSTVQRSVKKLYERKILTRSQNNMDGGGYFFVYRIRSKKDIHELIMEIVNSWVKRVDSELKSWADENQ, encoded by the coding sequence ATGGTTGACTTTGCCTGTAAAGAGTTTGAGATCGAAGCTGTGATAAAATGTGGTTTGAACCTTACGAAAGCCGAACTTCAGATATTGAAGTACTTCCTGCAGTACGGCCAGGACTGGCTTACAACGGAAACGATTGCCGAGGAGCTTGAGCTTAATCTCTCCACAGTCCAGAGAAGTGTCAAGAAGCTCTATGAGAGAAAGATACTCACCCGTTCCCAGAACAACATGGATGGCGGTGGATACTTCTTCGTTTACAGGATCCGCAGTAAGAAGGACATCCACGAACTCATCATGGAGATCGTCAACAGCTGGGTCAAGAGGGTTGACAGCGAACTCAAGTCATGGGCGGATGAGAACCAGTAG
- a CDS encoding PAS domain S-box protein — translation MQEQVLKILFIEDMPEDVELAKRKIRESGITFETYVAGNEDEFLRGLYKFKPDIIISDYLLLEFDGMKALEITLTYDDTIPFMILTRSANEELIVDAMKAGANDYLLKERINRLPFAIKEAMEKRNALKETKKAIGSLEFLSQIIEQSPYAVVSTDMHGTITSWNKSAERLYGYSANEALGQNISLVYLESDFVILQKDIIEPLIENGSNHKQVRLKRKDGTTFTGSLSLWTIRGRAGQPIGMVGYALDITKEKEAESALKESEERYRLLAENTLDCIWMMNTDLVFTYVNPAIYTMLGFTPEEWIGSKLSDHCDEENFRKMLGYAQAGMADPNNFTSITFQTEFFNINGKRVPVEIIGKVLTDEDGRTIALQGTTKDITNKLLAEKALKESEERLKLAMKVSEHGFWEWDIESDNFYFSPGSYKMFGYEDEEFPMSIEKWKEMMHPDDRKNIMPVIIRSIEEGGAFNFEIRMLTISGKWRWILAKGSTFKGENKNRRAIGTLVDITERKKAEEQMILARIAAEDANRCKNELLANMNHELRTPLSSVIGYSDVLLDPGNDNLTSEQKKHLMTINTAGCKLLNLVNNMLDLAHIESDDMTIRFSKFDPVKSIEKMIEGTTLLAKKKRITIDVNVHENITDITADIDKFRKIVYNLIENALKFTPENGTVTVDVMIRNDDIEVSVEDTGIGINESDRKRIFDPFVQVDGSHTRGFGGAGLGLVLVKEYLKMQKGTIWVESENGKGSKFTFRIPVSPLFRGNDI, via the coding sequence ATGCAGGAACAGGTATTGAAAATACTGTTCATAGAGGACATGCCGGAAGATGTCGAACTGGCTAAAAGGAAGATAAGGGAGAGTGGCATCACTTTTGAAACATATGTTGCCGGGAACGAGGATGAATTCCTGAGAGGGCTATATAAGTTCAAACCCGACATTATCATCTCGGATTATCTTCTACTGGAATTCGATGGCATGAAAGCACTTGAGATCACTCTCACCTATGACGATACCATCCCATTCATGATCCTTACCAGATCTGCAAATGAAGAGCTGATAGTCGATGCCATGAAAGCAGGAGCTAATGACTACCTGTTGAAGGAACGTATCAACAGATTGCCCTTTGCCATAAAAGAAGCAATGGAAAAACGAAATGCTCTGAAAGAAACAAAAAAGGCAATTGGATCACTGGAATTCCTCTCCCAGATCATAGAACAATCACCTTATGCTGTTGTTTCCACTGATATGCATGGTACGATAACAAGCTGGAATAAGAGTGCAGAGAGGCTTTATGGCTATTCTGCAAACGAGGCCCTTGGCCAGAATATATCACTCGTCTACCTTGAAAGTGACTTTGTTATCCTTCAAAAAGATATCATTGAGCCACTTATCGAAAATGGATCTAACCATAAACAGGTTCGCCTGAAACGTAAAGATGGGACGACATTTACCGGTTCCCTGTCCCTCTGGACCATCAGGGGCCGAGCCGGACAGCCAATAGGAATGGTCGGATACGCCCTTGACATCACAAAAGAAAAAGAGGCAGAAAGTGCCCTAAAAGAAAGTGAGGAAAGATACAGGCTGCTTGCTGAGAATACACTGGATTGCATCTGGATGATGAATACCGATCTGGTCTTTACCTATGTGAATCCGGCAATATACACCATGCTGGGCTTTACTCCTGAAGAATGGATCGGATCAAAACTAAGTGACCACTGTGATGAAGAGAACTTCAGGAAAATGCTTGGGTATGCACAGGCCGGAATGGCAGACCCCAATAATTTTACGAGTATCACATTCCAGACAGAGTTCTTTAACATAAATGGAAAGAGGGTGCCTGTTGAGATAATCGGGAAAGTGCTGACAGATGAAGACGGAAGAACCATTGCCCTTCAAGGTACTACAAAAGATATAACAAATAAATTACTCGCTGAGAAGGCATTGAAAGAAAGCGAGGAAAGACTCAAACTTGCAATGAAGGTCTCAGAACATGGTTTCTGGGAATGGGACATTGAAAGTGATAATTTCTACTTCAGCCCCGGTTCATATAAGATGTTCGGATATGAGGATGAAGAGTTCCCTATGTCCATTGAGAAATGGAAAGAGATGATGCATCCCGATGACAGGAAAAATATAATGCCGGTCATCATCAGGTCAATTGAAGAAGGAGGAGCCTTCAATTTTGAAATAAGGATGTTGACAATATCCGGAAAATGGAGATGGATACTGGCAAAGGGATCCACATTCAAGGGGGAAAATAAGAACCGAAGAGCAATTGGAACCCTTGTTGACATAACTGAAAGGAAAAAAGCAGAAGAACAGATGATATTGGCAAGGATAGCGGCAGAGGATGCGAATCGCTGCAAGAACGAATTGCTTGCGAACATGAACCATGAACTGAGAACCCCGCTTAGTTCAGTGATCGGTTATTCAGATGTTCTTCTTGACCCCGGGAATGATAATCTTACTAGCGAACAGAAAAAGCATTTAATGACCATTAATACTGCAGGCTGCAAACTATTGAACCTTGTCAACAATATGCTCGACCTGGCACATATTGAATCGGATGATATGACGATCAGGTTCAGCAAATTCGATCCTGTCAAAAGCATTGAAAAGATGATCGAAGGAACAACTCTACTTGCAAAGAAAAAGAGGATCACGATCGATGTCAATGTCCATGAGAACATTACAGATATCACTGCAGACATAGACAAGTTCAGGAAGATCGTCTACAACCTTATAGAGAATGCTCTGAAATTCACACCAGAGAACGGAACGGTCACTGTAGATGTAATGATCAGGAATGACGATATCGAGGTCTCTGTTGAAGATACAGGGATCGGTATTAATGAAAGCGACAGGAAGAGGATATTCGATCCCTTTGTACAGGTAGATGGTTCCCACACGCGGGGGTTCGGTGGAGCAGGACTTGGACTGGTACTTGTAAAAGAATACCTGAAAATGCAGAAAGGAACGATCTGGGTTGAAAGTGAGAACGGAAAGGGTAGTAAATTCACATTCAGAATACCTGTGTCACCTCTTTTCAGAGGTAACGATATATAG
- a CDS encoding GTP-binding protein: MKVSIIGGPTGSGKTTLILDLAKYLNSNGEKIGIIVQETGEVDYDERTLSELGISTKEVNSVCIPCSLDTDIRSNLLMLQEESGPDTVFIETEETVLPHKLKADIERMALHDTELLPALVVVNSPDSETRSDQLTEYARKQLQGAEIVCIDMIEADTAKHIADVRSMVLELNPAVKLLECPRSRDETFLKMLLE, translated from the coding sequence ATGAAAGTAAGTATCATAGGCGGACCAACTGGCAGTGGTAAAACAACATTGATACTTGACCTTGCAAAATACCTCAATTCTAATGGGGAGAAGATAGGTATTATAGTGCAGGAGACAGGAGAAGTGGACTATGATGAAAGGACACTCTCTGAACTGGGTATCAGTACAAAAGAGGTCAACAGTGTATGTATACCATGCTCTCTTGACACCGACATCAGAAGTAACCTGTTGATGCTGCAGGAAGAATCCGGGCCTGACACGGTCTTTATTGAGACCGAAGAGACCGTGCTTCCTCACAAACTGAAAGCAGATATCGAAAGAATGGCACTTCATGATACGGAGTTACTTCCTGCCTTAGTAGTTGTCAATTCACCGGATTCTGAGACACGATCGGACCAGCTTACAGAATATGCCAGAAAGCAGCTTCAAGGTGCTGAAATTGTCTGTATCGATATGATAGAGGCGGATACGGCCAAGCATATAGCAGATGTCAGGAGTATGGTCCTGGAACTCAATCCGGCCGTAAAGCTACTTGAGTGCCCCAGGTCCAGAGATGAAACTTTCCTGAAAATGCTTCTCGAATAG
- a CDS encoding VWA domain-containing protein, with product MPFETPLALAALASIIPLIILYLLKPKPLQVQVPSLMFLLDIKEEKKRFYTSITKLIKDPLFLIQLLVLILLALAAAAPYLETQEALSGEHTVLIIDASASMQTDDRFDDAISKAEDYVSKKNSIILAESTPVTILEGEGSQATYDALDSLEAKATVADISSAVSAGMRMLSGEGGNIVVISDFASWNGDDPVNALKLAESYGLTVQFVLVGNDADNVGFIQGSIEVEDGSYTYTGVVKNYHNSRQIVDIEIERLDSGKTNTASLNIPARSTKQLRITSLGTGITEVRIKDDDSLPADNIAYISIPRISDRELLYVTDTDDLPSEVALSLIPNIDLKQLEGIPDDLSGYNIVVIANKERALAGNEIATLSSYLNNGGRAVFIASEALSSENALTELEELLPVRPLTVEDAEDGVTLEVVQETRLSEDIKYEEVAMYQYLNVTGRIDSTTLVATEEEIPMLVYGSVGDGTVVYFGINDLTGEEAWNNFHNLPEYPVFWFKLAGWLGGTGSVQEYNLKTGTISALAKELEITTPSGTETVSRVLYDQTGVYKVAGKEIAVNLYNDKESDTSLEGDDVIERAQADDEPGLVRASSYTAKNYLDTYMIIIVFALVILELLIIRKRGEL from the coding sequence ATGCCCTTTGAGACACCTCTTGCACTTGCAGCACTTGCAAGCATCATCCCTCTTATAATACTGTACCTGCTCAAACCAAAGCCACTTCAGGTACAGGTCCCTTCACTTATGTTCCTTCTCGACATCAAGGAAGAGAAGAAACGTTTCTACACATCGATCACAAAACTCATCAAGGACCCACTTTTCCTTATACAGCTACTTGTGCTGATACTCCTTGCACTGGCGGCAGCAGCGCCATATCTCGAGACACAGGAAGCTCTCAGCGGCGAGCACACGGTACTTATCATCGACGCATCCGCAAGTATGCAGACAGACGACAGGTTCGACGATGCCATATCAAAGGCAGAGGACTACGTCAGTAAGAAGAACAGCATCATCCTTGCAGAAAGCACACCTGTGACCATACTTGAAGGAGAAGGTTCGCAGGCAACCTACGATGCACTGGATTCCCTCGAAGCAAAGGCAACTGTGGCAGACATCTCAAGTGCTGTCTCAGCAGGTATGAGAATGCTCTCTGGAGAAGGCGGTAACATTGTGGTTATCTCTGATTTCGCCAGCTGGAACGGCGATGACCCTGTGAACGCCCTGAAACTGGCGGAATCATACGGCCTTACGGTACAGTTCGTCCTTGTGGGCAATGATGCTGATAACGTAGGTTTCATACAGGGAAGCATCGAAGTCGAAGATGGCAGTTACACATACACAGGAGTTGTCAAGAACTACCATAACAGCCGACAGATAGTTGACATAGAAATAGAGAGACTCGACAGCGGAAAGACGAATACGGCATCCCTCAATATCCCTGCAAGGTCAACAAAACAGCTAAGGATCACAAGCCTCGGAACAGGGATAACCGAAGTAAGGATAAAGGACGATGACAGCCTTCCGGCAGATAATATCGCCTACATATCCATCCCGAGGATATCTGACAGGGAACTGCTCTATGTCACAGATACCGATGACCTGCCATCAGAAGTGGCACTCTCGCTTATACCCAACATTGACCTCAAGCAGCTTGAAGGAATACCTGATGACCTTTCCGGATACAACATCGTCGTTATCGCCAACAAGGAAAGAGCACTTGCAGGAAATGAGATCGCAACCCTCAGCAGCTATCTGAACAATGGCGGCAGGGCTGTTTTCATTGCCAGTGAGGCGTTATCATCTGAAAATGCCCTGACGGAACTGGAGGAACTGCTTCCTGTGAGACCGCTGACCGTTGAAGATGCGGAAGATGGTGTTACCCTTGAAGTGGTACAGGAAACAAGGCTCAGTGAGGACATCAAATACGAAGAGGTTGCCATGTATCAGTACCTCAACGTTACCGGTAGGATAGACTCCACCACTCTTGTGGCTACGGAAGAGGAAATACCGATGCTTGTATATGGTTCAGTTGGTGATGGTACAGTAGTCTATTTCGGTATCAATGACCTTACAGGTGAGGAAGCATGGAACAACTTCCACAACCTTCCTGAATACCCCGTGTTCTGGTTCAAGCTGGCAGGATGGCTGGGAGGCACGGGCAGCGTGCAGGAGTACAACCTCAAGACAGGAACTATCTCAGCCCTTGCAAAAGAACTGGAAATTACAACACCTTCAGGTACAGAGACCGTGAGCCGTGTCCTGTATGACCAGACAGGTGTATATAAGGTGGCAGGAAAGGAGATCGCTGTGAACCTGTACAACGATAAGGAATCTGACACCAGCCTTGAAGGGGACGATGTTATAGAACGTGCACAGGCAGACGATGAACCGGGCCTTGTACGTGCAAGCTCCTACACGGCAAAGAACTATCTGGACACTTATATGATAATAATCGTTTTCGCACTGGTCATACTTGAACTGTTGATAATAAGAAAGAGAGGTGAACTCTGA
- a CDS encoding O-acetylhomoserine aminocarboxypropyltransferase/cysteine synthase family protein, producing MDNKNYGPNTLALHAGQEPDPVTGSRAVPIYQTASYTFKDADHAANLFGLKEFGNIYTRLMNPTTDVLEKRVAALEGGIAALAVSSGMSAITLATLGVTGPGDEIVAADNLYGGTYQLFNNTFPNLARKVVFVDSTKPEEFKKAITPKTKAIYAEIIGNPKLDVPNLEEISKIAHEAGIPLIVDNTVGIGIVKPIELGADIVVLSATKFLGGHGTSIGGLIVDSGKFNWDNGKFPGLTEPDPGYHGLKYWETFGDFPGVGNIAFIIKMRVHLLRDLGPALSPFNAFLFLQGLETLPLRVERHSSNALKVAEFLNNHPDVEWVNYPGLKDHPSHELATKYLGGKYGAILGFGIKGGLEAGKKFIDSVELLSHLANIGDAKTLVIHPASTTHQQLTVEERKSTGVTDDFIRMSVGLEDAEDIIADIDQALKKAQEA from the coding sequence ATGGACAACAAGAACTATGGACCCAATACCCTTGCATTACATGCAGGGCAGGAGCCGGACCCGGTAACGGGATCCCGTGCAGTACCGATCTACCAGACAGCATCATACACATTCAAGGATGCAGACCATGCAGCCAATCTCTTCGGACTGAAGGAATTCGGTAACATCTATACCAGGCTCATGAACCCTACAACAGATGTCCTTGAGAAGAGAGTTGCTGCTCTTGAAGGAGGTATTGCTGCACTCGCTGTTTCCTCTGGAATGTCCGCCATAACTCTTGCAACACTGGGTGTGACAGGTCCCGGAGACGAGATCGTCGCAGCAGACAACCTCTACGGAGGAACATACCAGTTATTCAATAACACATTCCCGAACCTCGCAAGGAAAGTGGTTTTCGTGGACTCCACAAAACCTGAGGAGTTCAAAAAAGCCATAACACCAAAGACAAAGGCGATCTACGCAGAGATAATCGGAAACCCGAAACTCGATGTACCGAACCTTGAGGAGATCTCAAAGATAGCACATGAAGCAGGAATACCTCTCATCGTGGACAATACAGTAGGAATTGGTATCGTCAAGCCGATCGAACTTGGAGCAGACATCGTTGTACTCTCCGCAACAAAGTTCCTTGGTGGACACGGAACATCAATTGGAGGACTTATCGTTGATTCCGGTAAGTTCAACTGGGACAACGGGAAGTTCCCGGGACTCACAGAACCTGATCCAGGTTACCATGGACTCAAATACTGGGAAACATTCGGAGATTTCCCCGGTGTAGGTAACATTGCATTCATAATCAAGATGAGGGTACACCTCCTGCGTGACCTTGGACCTGCACTGAGTCCTTTCAATGCATTCCTGTTCCTGCAGGGACTGGAAACACTTCCACTTAGGGTGGAGAGACACAGCAGCAATGCCCTCAAGGTAGCAGAGTTCCTTAACAACCATCCTGATGTTGAGTGGGTGAACTATCCAGGACTCAAGGACCACCCGAGCCATGAGCTTGCAACGAAATACCTGGGAGGTAAATACGGAGCGATCCTCGGATTCGGCATAAAAGGTGGTCTGGAAGCAGGAAAGAAGTTCATCGACAGCGTGGAACTGCTCTCACACCTTGCAAATATCGGTGATGCAAAGACACTTGTGATCCACCCGGCATCTACCACACACCAGCAACTTACAGTTGAGGAAAGGAAGTCCACAGGTGTGACAGATGATTTCATCAGAATGTCAGTCGGCCTTGAGGATGCAGAGGATATCATAGCAGATATAGACCAGGCTTTGAAGAAGGCACAGGAAGCATGA
- a CDS encoding homoserine O-acetyltransferase has product MKKENLGIVETQTFSLDHDLVLESGAKLKGVQIAYETYGKLNPEKSNAILICHALTGDAHAAGLHKGESKPGWWDILIGPGKTIDTDRYFVICSNVLGGCKGSTGPSSINPDTDRPYGRDFPFITIQDMVNVQKELVDHLGIHRLFAVIGGSMGGVQVLQWAVSYPEYVTKAIAIATTARSSPQQIAFNEVARIAILSDPKWNNGDYYDGPTPTHGLALARMIGHITYLSDDSMHQKFGRRLQDKENFNYDLGFDFEVESYLHYQGQSFTKRFDANSYLYITKALDYFDLSKDGSLSEGLKDVKAKFLIVAVSSDWLYPPYQSKQTVSALSANDIDVTYREIESSYGHDAFLLESGQLGYMIGNFLSHTIVSDVMNNDIISIQQGISIEETARVMFEKGITHLPVVSDNEELSGIVTSWDISKAVALKCKTLDGIMTKGVLTVKGNEDIETAARKMEQNNISALPVVDDENRIIGIIGSEEINRLIGAYK; this is encoded by the coding sequence ATGAAAAAGGAGAACTTGGGTATCGTAGAGACACAAACCTTCAGTCTGGACCATGACCTTGTGCTGGAAAGTGGTGCAAAGCTCAAGGGCGTCCAGATAGCCTATGAGACATATGGAAAGCTGAACCCCGAAAAGAGCAATGCTATCCTGATCTGCCATGCACTCACAGGAGATGCACATGCAGCAGGGCTCCATAAAGGTGAGAGCAAACCGGGATGGTGGGACATACTCATCGGACCGGGAAAGACCATTGATACGGACAGGTACTTCGTTATCTGTTCCAATGTCCTTGGAGGGTGTAAGGGTTCCACGGGACCCTCCTCTATCAACCCCGATACCGACAGACCCTATGGCAGGGATTTCCCTTTCATCACCATACAGGATATGGTGAACGTGCAGAAAGAACTTGTCGACCACTTAGGTATACACAGGCTCTTTGCTGTGATCGGCGGATCAATGGGAGGGGTACAGGTACTCCAGTGGGCGGTCTCATATCCAGAATATGTTACAAAGGCCATAGCTATTGCCACCACAGCACGGTCATCACCTCAGCAGATAGCTTTCAATGAGGTTGCAAGGATAGCCATCCTCTCAGACCCAAAATGGAATAACGGGGACTATTACGACGGACCGACACCGACACACGGACTTGCGCTTGCAAGGATGATCGGTCACATCACATACCTGAGCGATGATTCCATGCACCAGAAGTTCGGAAGAAGACTTCAGGACAAGGAGAACTTCAATTATGACCTTGGTTTCGATTTCGAGGTGGAGAGCTACCTGCATTATCAGGGACAGTCCTTCACAAAGCGTTTTGACGCGAATTCCTATCTATACATAACCAAGGCACTGGATTACTTCGACCTTTCAAAGGACGGGTCGCTTTCCGAAGGACTGAAAGATGTGAAGGCAAAGTTCCTCATAGTTGCTGTCAGTTCAGATTGGCTGTATCCACCCTACCAGTCAAAGCAAACTGTCTCCGCATTAAGTGCCAATGACATAGATGTGACCTACAGGGAGATCGAGTCCAGCTACGGGCACGATGCCTTTCTGCTGGAATCAGGACAGCTTGGCTACATGATAGGTAATTTCCTTTCACATACCATTGTCTCCGATGTGATGAATAACGACATAATATCCATCCAGCAGGGCATCAGTATCGAGGAAACTGCAAGGGTCATGTTCGAGAAAGGAATAACGCATCTGCCAGTGGTCAGCGATAATGAAGAACTCTCAGGCATCGTTACCTCATGGGATATCTCAAAGGCAGTTGCCCTTAAATGCAAGACACTTGATGGCATCATGACAAAGGGCGTCCTCACCGTGAAAGGGAACGAGGATATCGAAACCGCGGCCAGGAAAATGGAACAGAACAACATCTCCGCTCTTCCGGTGGTCGATGATGAGAACAGGATAATCGGCATCATTGGAAGCGAGGAGATCAACCGCCTCATAGGTGCTTACAAATAA